The region ggaaaaaagacagtctcttcaataaacggtgctgggaaaattggacatccacatgcagaagaatgaaactagaccattctcttacaccatacacaaagataaactcaaaatggatgaaagatctaaatgtgagacaagattccattaaaatcctagaggagaacacaggcaacaccctttttgaactcagccacagtaacttcttgcaagatacatccacgaaagcaaaagaaacaaaagcaaaaatgaactattgggacttcatcaagataagaagcttttgcacagcaaaagaaacagtcaacaaaactaaaagacaacctacagaatgggagaagatatttgcaaatgacctatcagatgaagggctagtatccaagatctataaagaacttattaaactcaacagcaaagaaacaaacaatccaatcatgaaatgggcaaaagacatgaacagaaatctcacagagaagacatacacatggccaacatgcacatgagaaaatgctctgcatcacttgccatcagggaaatacaaatcaaaaccacaatgagataccacctcacaccagtgagaatgaggaaaattaacaaggcaggaaacaacaaatgttggagaggatgtggagaaaggggaaccctcctgcactgttggtgggaatgtgaactggtgcagccactctggaaaattgtgtggaggttcctcaaagagtttaaaatagatctgccctctgacccagaaattgcactgctggggatttaccccaaagatgcagatgcagtgaaacgccaggacacctgcaccccaatgcttatagcagcaatgtccacaacagccaaactgtggaaggagcctcggtgttcatcgaaagatgaatggataaagaagacgtggtctatgtatacaacggaatattaccaagccattagaaatgacaaatacccaccatttgcttcgacgtggatggaatgggagggtattatgctgagtgaagtaagtcaatcagagaaggacaaacatcatatggtctcattcatttggggaatataaaaaatagtgaaagggaataaagggaaaaggagaaaaaatgagtgggaaatatcagaaagggagacagaatatgagagactcataactctgggaaacgaacaaggggtggtagaaagggaggtgggtggggggttggggtgactgggtgacaggcactgatgggggcacttgatgggatgagcatttggtgttatgctatattttggcaaattgaactccaataaaaaataaaaaaaaaataaaacccatgtgAACTGAGTATAAAATCATACTGTTATATATCCTTTTTTGCTTTCTATTCCTTCTCTCTTCATCAAATGATACTAGGCTTATTAACAATCTCTAATTATTCCACTAGTCCTTGTCTTCATTCAACATATCTTAGGGCTTTAACTTAActatccttttgtttttatttcttagacaactttttccttcctttttatattcTTCCAGCTGGCTTCCTATCTCAGTCCATTCTATCTTCTGCATAATTTACTATGTTCTTTATGTCACCCATCGGTCAATGACAGCCTCCTCATGCTACAAGGCTCCCACATAGGCAttcaggagacagaaaaaaagaaaaaaaagaaggtcatAGAAAGGAATGAGAAGGTCATTTCAAATATGAGTGAACTTTTACtgaatttatacatattttagagATAGGGTAAGGAGAAAATACTTGATTTTATCAGTCATTTCTAGTTAATGTATTACATTTGCCCAGAGATAAAGTACAGTATATACAGTATAATGTTttgctccggggggggggggggggttcataAGAAAAAGTGTAGCATTTCGTCATCATCATTTTGAATTGTTTCCTACCACGGAAAGGTATTCTGTAgtgttaaattacatttaaaaaattatagaaaatgccACAGAACATATAGCAGACTGTTTATTCCTGTGATTATACACTGGAATAAATTTATGGTAGGGTGTTGTTCCTAGTTGTTCCTAACATATTTAATGTTATGAGTTATCACTCAATATAAAATTTCTCCTTCATCCTTGATAATAGAATTTTTAGCAGACACCCGCTTACCCAGAATACAGACCCAATTTCTTAGGCTTTATTGCTAGGTGTGGTCATGGAACTAAATTCTAGCACATgaaatatgagagaaaaagaagtgtGTCCCTTCTGGCTACTGCCTTTACATAGGGGTGTGTTCATTCCTGCACTTTCAACTCTTCCCATTGACTTTAAAATTGATAAGGGATCAAAATGGTAGAACAGTTAGATCAAAAGAGCCAGGGGTTTTGAAAATATAGAGGCTACATATTAGTCCAGAACTATTTATACTCACTTATTATGTGTATATGAGAAAAAGATACCGTTTAAGCCACTTTTATGCTGGTTTTCTACAATAGCAGTCAAAACTACAGCATAAAGGATATAGTTTAATTTAGTGTTGGAATGTGagatttttgtttgaatatgGAATTAGGTGTCTTCTCAAGGCTCAGATCATTTTTGCATAAGATTTTGCAGTTTATATTGCTTTGTAATATGGATTATGTTTTAtgtgagcaaataaaaatatgttcatacaTTTATATAACTATTATGGTTATGCAAAACTTTGGGAACAATTTAAATAGTCTCTAGAGAGGACTGAATGTTGGATTCTCTTTAATTAGCTAACCACCATCAAGAACAAATACactagttctttaaaaaagtctaaCCTCAAGTCTTTCCCTACATATTTTCCATCTTCACATCTCATTTGGTTTAAAGAGACCACTTCTTAGACTGACTCCCTCCTCCAGATTTCTGTGGAATTTGTCTCTGAGAATTGCTCTTAACCAGCTGCCTTACCCCAAAGACCCACCCACGCTCTATAAGCACAAGTCATATGCCACACGGCCTTCTGACTCATTTGCTAATGTCTGCTCCTAATCTACTTGATTTTCCTTTGATTTCAGTGGCTTCaatttaatgatatatttcatcatatttagaattattagcttaaaagttaatatttatatacactaCAAATACAGTCCTCTTCTCTTGAGActcttaataaatatatgtgtagcTATCCTTGGTGGCCAGAAATAACACTGGAAAACAACAAGAAATACATCATGCAAAACAATGAATGCCTGCCAAGATTTATAGGTTTCAAGGAGCGATAATGTATATCTAGAGTACAATGATATCTCTAGTACAGTGCTATTTCAGTACATTCCGAGGATCACTCTTAGAAGCTCtactttagttttcattttttttccaagtcttaGACTCTCGATTAtaccctgacccccacccctcaaaaaaaGTCATGCTCATAAATTTCAGTGAAGGATTTGGTTTACTCATGGCCTTCGGATAATAAGTTGATTAAAGTTCTCTCACCAAAATTTCATTAGCTTATATTCTGCTTCACCTTCCATGCACTAATCTTAAAGCTGTCACCATGGCTGATGAATAGTTTTACAGATATAGACAATTAAGCAAATTCATTTCAACATCTAGTACCTAATACCTTAGACGTGAAAATGTGGCTTGTGTGTCTCTCCAAGAAGTTTACATGTTTTAAGTGATGTTCACTGGCATTAGGAATGGAGTAGCTGATTGCAACTCTTGTTGATATTTTGAAGACTTTACAAATACTTGTTTCCATTTAATGGAAGTGATGataatcataataattatataaaggGTCATTTTGTGCTATGCAGAAAATACTCCAAATAGTTTATGTAtctaatattactttatttttgtacttCTGTTCATTGTATGCATTTCATCCATAATTTTATCAgctttcataaaaattatataggaTAAAAGGTGAGAATCTCTTGcttctatacatttatttatttatttatttatttatttttattacttttctttactcaagttctatttgccaacatatagtatgctTTTAATTCCATTCTTTCAAAGTAACTGCTATTAACACTTTTATGCCTATTTAGTCAGAATTTGCATCATCTTATTTAATCATATAAAGAGATTTATACCCCTGTCcctattaatatttatatctatatacacaGATTTTGTCAAACAAGATTGGTATGTGCTAAAGTGGTTTGCCACTGCCTTTTCCCAGATACACCATATAATGAGCATTATTCAGTTAATGCACATGGATTTCACTctatctttttaatgtctatgTAGCATTCCAATAATAGACAGTAATTAAACATTCTTTATTGATGGAAATttaggttatttctttttttgtgagtaACATATAATGATGAATATCTCTGcccatatatttttatgaaatttttttttaccatattcttTGGTAAAGTTCTAAAATGGCTAGTTGCTaattcaaagatattttaatattcattcagtataaaatagaacagaaattcCTAAAGACTTTGACTATAAGTGCTCCCCATAATCATACTTTTCCAGAGTAGATTCTAAACTTGAAATTCTGCATTTAATCTTCTTATTACAAAGCATCCCAAATGAGCTGTAGAGTCAAAGCAAATATTCCATCAGACAGTGCCATAACACTTTAGAATGATGAAATgcttaaaatagaatatttaagtTAGAACTTGTAAATAGGTTATAATTACTGCTCTCATAATGGAACCATGCTATAGCGACATGTCCAAGAGCAAATTCTTTCCAGCATTCTTAGTATTGATATAAATGTCCAAGTGGTGAGCATATGTTTCTGGAATGTTTAATGTTTCTGTCGGCAGTTGGGCAGGGTTTGTCTTATTTTAGGGGAGCTGTGTCATAGGTCAGTTAATAATTTCTTATGTCATTATTACATTCCCAAAAGATTTGATAGAATAAATGCACATTTCTGAAAAAGTGACCTGAGCATGCCAATCATAACAATTTTAtggagaattaatattttaatacaatatataaGGAAGAGTTTGCCAGAAGCATGGAATTCTCTGCTGTCATATAGTTCAAGCACACTGATCTTGGCTGTCAAGTCTTTGACTTCATTTAAACCAAACTGATCTAGTTTGTTAGCAAAACCACAGTTTATGGaaaccagactttttttttaatcacagagttagagattattttttttcctcattgccGATAGCCCTAGTTGAGCAGAACTAAGAACACTGGTTTTATGTTAGGAGAATTGcaatgaagaattaatattttatcaaaagatGGAGAAGGATGTTGTCCAATCTGCAGGGACTTTTCAATACCAATGACCATGTTGGATTTACAgaagaaattatatttgtatttacattAGGATTCAAAAGCACTACATTGTTGGAAGAATTTGGAGAAAATCCCAAAGATAAGAAAACTTTGGCCAAGTCTACTAGCTAAACAATGCTTCATGTAACCCCAATCTTTGCTCCTCTCACTCAGAAACTTTTTAGAGGAGTATGGCATCTACAGGATTAGTCAAAGGAAGTTTggcatgaaaaaataatttcagctaTTGGCTCTTTTTGGTTAAGAGTTACAGAAAGATTGATACAACTATCGATGGCAAATGTGTCAagatattatttcaaattttatcagCATATTTGGAGATATTGTTGCCTTTGTATGTGAAAAGGGTCATTATTCACAGTGATTCATAGCACTTTAATTATGataaaacatacttttaaagggaaaaaataaaaaaaaatttaaaaaggggaaaaaaagcccaaataattgacattaaataaagtaaatactGTGACTTTCTGTCTTTCTAAAAGTTAGAGAACATTCTTCTGATATACCTTGACCTATGAGCTATCTGGTGGCTATTTAATTtcaaaaggaggaaatgaaaCCAATTTTGTCATCAACACAATTCCAAAATACAATGTTCACAAACTATTATAAATTCTATTAGTGAACTGAATAgattaataaattttagtttttgtatattttgacgATTTGTACAATAAGATAGTCTTTGAATTATACAGCTACAATATAAGgcaaaagaaacatttacataTCATTAATCCTTGCAAAATACTAAGTGATGGCAACAAGGATATTTATAAAATCCCAAAAGCCAGATAATCTGTGTATGTGTCTTACCTTTCTTTTGCGAAGCCTGACTGGGTTATCTGTGGGTTCCTGGGTGGCCAGAGTTTCCTTTAAGTGTAAACACTGCATGCCATCTCCTGAGTTGACCTTTGGGAGACTTTTGTTTTGATGTTCTGAGAAACCACTCTTCTCTAGGCCATTTTCAGCTGACATTCCACTAGGGCAGGAAGGAGGTTGCAGAAGGCAGCTTCCAGAATCTGCTTTTAATAACGGCAGTCCTCTGTCCATGCAAGGAGCAGCCAAGAACTCATCCTGTACTACACTGCAGGTGTTTCTTTCATGTTCATCTTTAGGGAAGTCAAGTTTCCTCCGTTGCTGAGCAATCACAGCAGAATTAAACAATTGTTTCTCAGGCACAATATCTTTCACAGTCAAAGAGTCACATGCACTTAATTGGGGTGcatcttttatttcacttaaactTATATCATTACAAAGCTCCAGGCTTTTGCTTACAATGTAAGTaacttttttctctcccctttcttctACCAGTCCTAAGTCAGCTCCACCAGCCATTCTCCAGGAGTTACTTTGGTTACCTTCCATGATGGGCAGCGTCTTTAttaaggagcctgctcctctgctGCTATGTTGGTCTGATATTTTATGTGCTTGGGTAGTTAAAATCTGCTTATCATCTGTAATATATGGATCAGAATCGGCATCCTCATCAGAAACATGTACTAGTGTTTCTGTGCTGGCctccagagaaagaaactgatCTTCATCTTCATGGCTGTCATTTTCATCCACCTCCTTTGAAATGTGACCCATTGGCCTCCCAGGAAAGTCTCTCATCTCTGAACCATGGCAGCAGTCTGGTAGTGAAACACACTTCTCTTTACGATCCACATTTAAAGTTGCATCTTTTTCCATACTTGCCTGCAAGCTGTCAGCTACTAGTCCATGATGACATGCTGGGTTATGATCATCAGAATTAAAAGGCTGCCCAATCCATTGGGTCACATGTTCTTCCCAGCTTCTCTTTCTGATAGCTACAGACATGTCATCGTAGTTTGACAACAGATAGAGAGATATGTTCCATTTGAGACTAAAGGAGATGGAACTTGATGAAAGATGACTTCATATCCACTGGTCGAAGAAGAGAGTGTTTTGTCGTTTCACCacctattaaattttttaaaaaatatatgtatatagttcaGGATATTCATTAACAAACCAAAATACATCTTAGAAAAGAGCACATTTAATCTGTGCTATGAAAGAGTAAGtaagagattttaaaagcttCTATTCCTTAGCTTTAATGATGTTACTTCTTTAAGAAGTAGCATAGTATTAGAACAAaattttgcatttaatatttctggtcaaaaacactgacaacactTGAAATGCAGCTGAATTGATTGACCTATTAATGAATGACAATCCAAGTACTGAATGTGTGAAACTCCATTAAGAACACATTTGCATTGCAGTACTTAACAAAATTCACCAGAAGAAACCTGTTGCTCTCGCATACATGCTTTCCTGCTCCACTTTTGTGAACACAAGATCTTATAAAGATCTATTTGCTGTTTGGTTTAAATCACAGCAGAGGCCACCAGGGAACTGTTCATTCACGACATGAGCTATGGAGACAGCACATATAATGTCTTAGTTTGGAAAGAGCTAATACAGATCCCAAACTACCAGGATGTATTTACTCCAGGGAGTGACTAAGAAACATGGAATAATCTAGTTTAGCTCCTATTAACACACAATTCACAAGAAAGTATAACACACACCATTGACCATGCCTTAGGATAAATACATTTGCATTCATGCTATCACTGCTACCACTAGCTAGCAAGCTCATTTTGTTGAAGCTTAGAGGCATTGAataagttgcccaaggtcatatatCCCAGAAGTAAACCAGGATTCAAACTAGGTCCTGTTTCTAACTAAGTAGCCAACAAACTTCACTGTCTCCATGGAATGAGATTCTACTTGTGCCCTTTCCCTCCACCTagcttaaagatttttatt is a window of Vulpes vulpes isolate BD-2025 chromosome 7, VulVul3, whole genome shotgun sequence DNA encoding:
- the DLC1 gene encoding rho GTPase-activating protein 7 isoform X7, with product MSVAIRKRSWEEHVTQWIGQPFNSDDHNPACHHGLVADSLQASMEKDATLNVDRKEKCVSLPDCCHGSEMRDFPGRPMGHISKEVDENDSHEDEDQFLSLEASTETLVHVSDEDADSDPYITDDKQILTTQAHKISDQHSSRGAGSLIKTLPIMEGNQSNSWRMAGGADLGLVEERGEKKVTYIVSKSLELCNDISLSEIKDAPQLSACDSLTVKDIVPEKQLFNSAVIAQQRRKLDFPKDEHERNTCSVVQDEFLAAPCMDRGLPLLKADSGSCLLQPPSCPSGMSAENGLEKSGFSEHQNKSLPKVNSGDGMQCLHLKETLATQEPTDNPVRLRKRKEIREDRDRARLDSMVLLIMKLDQLDQDIENALSTSSSPSSTPTNLRRHVPDLESGSESGADTISINQTQINLSSNTESTDLSSSTPVASSGTKPKSTTIPGISDKEKAEIEAKEACDWLRATGFPQYAQLYEDHLL
- the DLC1 gene encoding rho GTPase-activating protein 7 isoform X9, which codes for MSVAIRKRSWEEHVTQWIGQPFNSDDHNPACHHGLVADSLQASMEKDATLNVDRKEKCVSLPDCCHGSEMRDFPGRPMGHISKEVDENDSHEDEDQFLSLEASTETLVHVSDEDADSDPYITDDKQILTTQAHKISDQHSSRGAGSLIKTLPIMEGNQSNSWRMAGGADLGLVEERGEKKVTYIVSKSLELCNDISLSEIKDAPQLSACDSLTVKDIVPEKQLFNSAVIAQQRRKLDFPKDEHERNTCSVVQDEFLAAPCMDRGLPLLKADSGSCLLQPPSCPSGMSAENGLEKSGFSEHQNKSLPKVNSGDGMQCLHLKETLATQEPTDNPVRLRKRKEIREDRDRARLDSMVLLIMKLDQLDQDIENALSTSSSPSSTPTNLRRHVPDLESGSESGADTISINQTQINLSSNTESTDLSSSTPVASSGTKPKSTTIPGISDKEKAESLCFCQH
- the DLC1 gene encoding rho GTPase-activating protein 7 isoform X8, whose amino-acid sequence is MSVAIRKRSWEEHVTQWIGQPFNSDDHNPACHHGLVADSLQASMEKDATLNVDRKEKCVSLPDCCHGSEMRDFPGRPMGHISKEVDENDSHEDEDQFLSLEASTETLVHVSDEDADSDPYITDDKQILTTQAHKISDQHSSRGAGSLIKTLPIMEGNQSNSWRMAGGADLGLVEERGEKKVTYIVSKSLELCNDISLSEIKDAPQLSACDSLTVKDIVPEKQLFNSAVIAQQRRKLDFPKDEHERNTCSVVQDEFLAAPCMDRGLPLLKADSGSCLLQPPSCPSGMSAENGLEKSGFSEHQNKSLPKVNSGDGMQCLHLKETLATQEPTDNPVRLRKRKEIREDRDRARLDSMVLLIMKLDQLDQDIENALSTSSSPSSTPTNLRRHVPDLESGSESGADTISINQTQINLSSNTESTDLSSSTPVASSGTKPKSTTIPGISDKEKAASAASLEARA